The Halomicronema hongdechloris C2206 genome includes a window with the following:
- a CDS encoding helix-hairpin-helix domain-containing protein produces MVKIIRRKSLGIQPVYDIGVEPDHNFLLANGQVASNCFNKSHSTAYGFVTFQTAYLKANYPVEYMAALLTANSGDQDKVQMHIANCVAMGIEVLPPDINKSRVDFTPEGQQILFGLSAVRNVGLGAIECILQERDENGPFQSLAELCDRISLHAVNRRALEALILSGALDVFNANRNQLMQDLPFVVEWAQGRARDREVGQGNLFDMFSGGSDEGIAAPGGYETAPSAPLVPDFDPQEKLRQEKELLGFYVSDHPLKTVQRPARMLAPINLADLEAQPDNTTISAIAMLASVKPVVTKKGDRMAIVQLEDLSGQVEGVVFPRSFERIGQHIIADARLMIWGKVDRRDDRVQLIVDDAEPIETVRLVMVEMEPRTAADIEQQHRLRNVIRSHQGTDSAFARVPVVAMIGQNENRQLVRLGAQFRVDDPEATVNALVKANFKAHATPLLPR; encoded by the coding sequence ATGGTCAAAATTATTCGTCGAAAATCATTGGGGATACAGCCGGTCTATGACATTGGCGTTGAACCAGACCACAACTTCTTGCTGGCCAATGGTCAGGTGGCCTCCAATTGCTTTAACAAATCCCACTCCACCGCCTACGGTTTCGTTACCTTCCAAACCGCCTATCTGAAGGCCAACTATCCGGTGGAATACATGGCGGCGCTGTTGACGGCCAACAGCGGTGACCAGGACAAGGTGCAGATGCACATCGCCAACTGCGTCGCCATGGGCATTGAGGTGTTGCCGCCGGATATCAACAAATCGCGGGTGGACTTTACCCCAGAAGGGCAGCAGATTCTCTTTGGCCTCTCGGCAGTGCGTAATGTGGGACTGGGGGCGATCGAGTGCATTCTGCAGGAGCGGGACGAGAATGGTCCCTTTCAATCTCTAGCAGAGTTATGCGATCGCATCTCCCTCCATGCCGTCAACCGCCGCGCCCTAGAAGCCTTGATTCTCTCTGGAGCGTTGGATGTCTTCAATGCCAATCGCAACCAGCTCATGCAAGACCTACCGTTCGTGGTGGAGTGGGCCCAAGGACGAGCCCGGGATCGAGAAGTAGGGCAGGGCAATCTGTTCGACATGTTCAGCGGTGGCAGTGACGAGGGCATTGCGGCGCCGGGGGGCTATGAGACTGCTCCCAGTGCTCCCCTAGTACCTGACTTCGACCCCCAGGAAAAACTGCGCCAGGAAAAAGAACTCCTGGGCTTTTACGTCTCCGACCATCCCCTCAAGACAGTGCAACGTCCGGCCCGGATGCTAGCCCCGATTAACCTGGCCGATCTGGAGGCCCAACCCGATAACACCACCATCAGTGCCATCGCCATGTTGGCCAGTGTCAAACCCGTCGTAACTAAGAAAGGCGATCGCATGGCCATCGTGCAACTAGAAGACCTCTCCGGTCAGGTCGAAGGAGTTGTCTTCCCCCGCTCCTTCGAGCGCATCGGCCAGCACATCATTGCCGATGCCCGCCTGATGATCTGGGGCAAGGTAGATCGCCGTGACGATCGGGTGCAGCTCATCGTCGACGATGCCGAACCCATCGAGACTGTGCGCCTAGTGATGGTAGAGATGGAACCCCGGACGGCCGCCGATATCGAGCAACAACATCGCCTGCGCAACGTCATCCGCAGCCACCAAGGTACCGACTCGGCCTTTGCCCGGGTGCCAGTGGTAGCCATGATTGGTCAAAATGAAAATCGTCAACTCGTACGCCTGGGCGCCCAATTCCGTGTCGACGATCCGGAGGCCACTGTGAATGCCCTGGTAAAAGCCAACTTCAAAGCCCACGCCACCCCCTTGCTGCCGCGCTAG
- a CDS encoding DUF433 domain-containing protein — MFERITFDPEIMGGRACIRGMRISVSLVLSLLANGMSTTEVLEAYPYLEVEDISACLEYAAFLASEEVHSLTESAA, encoded by the coding sequence ATGTTTGAACGAATAACTTTTGATCCAGAAATTATGGGGGGAAGGGCCTGCATTCGTGGCATGCGTATTTCTGTGTCTCTAGTATTGAGCTTATTAGCGAATGGCATGTCAACCACAGAAGTTCTAGAAGCTTATCCCTATCTTGAAGTGGAGGATATTTCAGCGTGCTTAGAATATGCCGCTTTCCTTGCTAGCGAGGAAGTCCATAGCCTGACGGAGAGCGCAGCGTGA
- a CDS encoding DNA polymerase III subunit alpha, with amino-acid sequence MSFVGLHIHSNYSLLDGASQLPQLVDRAVELGMPAIALTDHGVMYGAIEILKLCKGKGIKPIIGNEMYIINGDITQQQRRPRYHQVVLAKNTQGYKNLVKLTTISHLQGVQGKGIFSRPCINKELLEQYHEGLIVTSACLGGEVPQAILQKRPDVARRVAQWYKDRCGDDYYLEIQDHGSPEDRIVNVELVKIARELDIKIICTNDSHYISCNDVEAHDALLCIQTGKLLTEDKRLRYSGTEYLKSADEMRQLFRDHLSDEVIDEAIHTTLEVADKVEEYTDILGQPRIPDFPIPEGFEGAEDYMAHVAKEGLVKRMKVSRYGEVDPVYRERLEYEIQLMIQMGFPTYFLVVWDYIRFARDNKIPVGPGRGSAAGSLVAYAMGITNIDPVHHGLLFERFLNPERKSMPDIDTDFCIERRDEVIKYVTERYGEERVAQIITFNRMTSKAVLKDVARVLDIPYGEADRMAKLIPVARGKPAKLKVMISDETPAPEFKQKYDSDPQVHRWIDMAMRIEGTNKTFGVHAAGVVISKEPLDEIVPLQRNNDGQVITQYYMEDVEAIGLLKMDFLGLKNLTMIQKTVDLIEQSHGQQVDPDDLPMDDPKAFKLLEKGDLGGIFQLESSGMRQIVRDLKPSGLEDISSVLALYRPGPLDAGLIPKFINRKHGRESIDYAHEILQPILKETYGIMVYQEQIMRIAQDMAGYSLGQADLLRRAMGKKKVAEMEKHKGHFIEGAVNNGVPKKTVEVLWDQMVKFAEYCLSYDTEVMTVEYGPLAIGKIVEQQIECQVYSVDANGFVYTQPIAQWHRRGYQEIFAYQLDNGTTIRATADHKFMTVAGEMRPINDIFEQGLELKQVDVPSPAIA; translated from the coding sequence ATGTCCTTTGTCGGCCTGCACATTCACAGCAACTACAGCCTGCTCGACGGGGCCAGCCAACTGCCCCAATTGGTTGACCGGGCCGTAGAGCTTGGCATGCCAGCCATTGCCCTCACCGATCACGGAGTCATGTACGGGGCCATTGAGATCCTGAAGCTGTGCAAAGGCAAAGGCATCAAGCCGATCATCGGCAACGAGATGTACATCATCAATGGCGACATCACTCAGCAGCAGCGGCGGCCCCGCTATCACCAGGTGGTGCTGGCTAAAAATACCCAGGGTTACAAGAACCTAGTGAAGCTGACTACCATATCCCATCTGCAAGGGGTACAAGGCAAGGGCATCTTCTCCCGCCCCTGTATTAACAAAGAGCTGCTAGAGCAATACCACGAAGGGTTGATCGTCACCAGCGCCTGCTTGGGGGGCGAAGTGCCCCAGGCGATTCTGCAGAAGCGTCCCGACGTAGCCCGGCGGGTGGCTCAATGGTATAAAGACCGCTGCGGCGACGACTATTACCTAGAAATCCAAGACCATGGCTCCCCGGAAGACCGCATCGTCAATGTGGAACTGGTCAAGATTGCCCGGGAATTAGACATTAAAATCATCTGCACCAACGACTCCCATTACATCTCTTGCAACGATGTGGAGGCCCACGACGCCCTCCTCTGCATCCAGACGGGCAAGCTGCTGACCGAAGATAAGCGGCTGCGCTATAGCGGCACCGAGTACCTGAAATCCGCCGATGAGATGCGGCAGTTGTTTCGCGATCACCTGAGCGACGAGGTGATCGACGAAGCCATTCATACCACCCTGGAGGTGGCCGACAAGGTGGAGGAGTACACCGACATCCTGGGGCAGCCCCGCATTCCTGACTTCCCAATTCCAGAGGGGTTTGAGGGAGCAGAAGACTATATGGCTCACGTGGCTAAGGAAGGCCTGGTGAAGCGGATGAAGGTCTCCCGCTATGGCGAGGTGGACCCAGTCTATCGAGAGCGGCTGGAGTACGAGATCCAGCTGATGATCCAGATGGGCTTCCCTACCTACTTTTTGGTGGTCTGGGACTATATTCGCTTTGCCCGAGACAATAAGATTCCGGTGGGGCCGGGCCGGGGCTCGGCGGCAGGCTCCCTGGTGGCCTATGCCATGGGCATTACCAACATCGATCCGGTGCACCACGGGCTGCTATTTGAGCGCTTCTTGAACCCAGAGCGCAAGTCCATGCCGGATATTGACACCGACTTCTGCATCGAGCGCCGGGATGAGGTAATCAAGTATGTCACCGAGCGTTACGGAGAAGAGCGGGTTGCCCAAATCATCACCTTCAACCGCATGACCTCGAAGGCGGTGCTGAAGGACGTGGCCCGGGTGCTGGATATTCCCTACGGTGAGGCCGACCGCATGGCCAAGCTGATTCCGGTGGCTCGGGGCAAACCGGCGAAGCTGAAGGTGATGATCTCGGATGAGACACCGGCCCCAGAATTTAAGCAGAAGTATGACAGTGATCCCCAGGTGCACCGCTGGATCGATATGGCCATGCGGATCGAGGGCACCAATAAGACCTTTGGGGTACATGCGGCCGGGGTAGTAATTTCGAAGGAACCCTTGGATGAGATTGTGCCGTTGCAGCGCAACAACGACGGTCAGGTGATCACCCAGTACTACATGGAGGATGTGGAGGCCATCGGCCTGCTGAAGATGGACTTCCTGGGGCTAAAAAACCTGACCATGATTCAGAAGACCGTTGACTTGATCGAGCAAAGTCATGGTCAACAGGTGGATCCCGATGACTTGCCCATGGATGATCCCAAGGCCTTTAAGTTACTGGAGAAGGGGGATCTGGGGGGCATCTTCCAGCTGGAGTCGTCGGGCATGCGCCAGATCGTGCGAGACCTAAAGCCCTCGGGCCTGGAGGATATTTCCTCGGTCTTGGCCCTGTATCGCCCAGGACCTTTGGATGCGGGGTTGATTCCCAAGTTCATCAACCGCAAGCACGGGCGGGAATCCATCGACTATGCCCATGAGATTTTGCAGCCGATTTTAAAAGAGACCTACGGCATCATGGTCTACCAGGAGCAGATCATGAGAATTGCCCAGGACATGGCGGGCTATTCCCTGGGGCAGGCGGATCTGCTGCGACGGGCCATGGGTAAGAAGAAAGTGGCCGAGATGGAGAAGCACAAGGGCCACTTCATTGAGGGCGCAGTCAATAATGGCGTGCCCAAGAAGACAGTGGAGGTACTCTGGGATCAGATGGTCAAGTTTGCCGAGTATTGCCTCAGCTACGACACCGAGGTGATGACGGTGGAGTACGGCCCGCTGGCGATCGGCAAAATCGTTGAGCAGCAAATTGAATGCCAGGTTTACAGCGTGGATGCCAATGGCTTTGTCTATACTCAGCCCATCGCCCAGTGGCATCGTCGTGGCTATCAGGAAATTTTTGCCTACCAGCTCGACAATGGCACTACGATTCGAGCCACGGCAGATCACAAATTTATGACTGTCGCTGGGGAGATGCGGCCCATCAACGACATCTTTGAACAGGGGCTAGAGTTAAAGCAGGTGGACGTGCCGTCACCTGCGATTGCATAA
- the uvrA gene encoding excinuclease ABC subunit UvrA — translation MLGRPASPDDDNVIRVRGARQHNLKDIDLDLPRNQLIVFTGVSGSGKSSLAFDTIFAEGQRRYVESLSAYARQFLGQVDKPDVDAIEGLSPAISIDQKSTSHNPRSTVGTVTEIYDYLRLLFGRAGEPHCPRCDRSIAPQTIDQMIDRVLELPDGTRFQLLAPVVRGKKGTHKKLLSALASEGFVRVRVNGDIRDLTDAIELDKNQAHTIEVVVDRLVKKPGLQERLADSLATCLKRSSGIAVIDVLPDRNRAQAGQSGESKVVPLRSQSLSDSLPQAAEGEASYGLPPELVFSENFACPEHGAVMEELSPRLFSFNSPYGACPHCHGLGNLPTFAADLVVPDPKLPVYAAIAPWSEKDNTYYFSLLYSVGQAFGFQIQTPWEQLTQEQQQIVLYGCDEKIYIETDSRYRDRKGYERRYEGVLPILERQYRDASSELYKQKLEKYLIDQPCDVCQGARLKPESLAVRMGPYNVLDLTNVSIRKCLERIKTLAGDEGTPLLSWRQRQIGELVLKEIKARLQFLIDVGLDYLTLHRTAMSLSGGEAQRIRLATQIGSGLTGVLYVLDEPSIGLHQRDNDRLLRTLTRLRDLGNTLIVVEHDEDTIRAADHLVDIGPGAGIHGGHIVVQGHIDDLTQAADSVTGAYLARRLVIPTPAQRRPGNRRSLKLHGARRNNLKHIDVEIPLGQFVCVTGVSGSGKSTLVNNLLYPALQHHFGSKVPFPKDLDKLSGLKALDKVIVIDQSPIGRTPRSNPATYTGVFDVIRNLFTETIEAKARGYKAGQFSFNVKGGRCEACSGQGVNVIEMNFLPDVYVQCEVCKGARYNRETLQVTYKDRTIADVLNMTAEEALDFFQNIPKAASRLQTMVDVGLGYIRLGQTAPTLSGGEAQRMKLASELARRATGKTLYLIDEPTTGLSFYDVHKLLDVVQRLVNKGNSVLMIEHNLDVIRCADWVIDLGPEGGEHGGEVIAVGTPEELAQQPHSYTGQYLAKVLADHPVAALT, via the coding sequence GTGCTGGGTCGGCCCGCCTCTCCTGATGATGATAATGTGATCCGGGTACGGGGGGCGCGACAACACAATCTCAAAGATATTGACCTGGATCTGCCCCGGAATCAGCTGATTGTGTTTACGGGGGTATCAGGCTCCGGCAAGTCGTCCCTAGCCTTCGATACGATTTTTGCCGAGGGGCAGCGACGCTATGTGGAGTCCCTCAGTGCCTATGCCCGCCAGTTTTTGGGCCAGGTGGACAAGCCCGATGTCGATGCCATCGAGGGGCTGAGCCCGGCCATTTCCATCGACCAGAAGTCCACCTCCCATAACCCCCGCTCTACGGTGGGTACGGTGACGGAGATCTATGACTATTTGCGGTTGCTGTTTGGCCGAGCCGGGGAGCCCCACTGTCCCCGATGCGATCGCAGCATCGCCCCCCAGACCATCGACCAGATGATCGACCGGGTGCTGGAATTGCCAGACGGCACCCGGTTTCAGCTGTTGGCCCCGGTGGTGCGGGGCAAGAAGGGCACCCACAAGAAGCTGCTGTCCGCTCTGGCCTCGGAGGGATTTGTGCGAGTCCGGGTCAACGGCGACATCCGTGACCTCACCGATGCCATCGAGCTGGACAAAAACCAGGCCCACACCATCGAAGTAGTGGTAGACCGACTGGTGAAAAAGCCAGGGCTGCAAGAGCGGCTGGCTGACTCCCTGGCCACCTGCCTGAAGCGCTCCAGTGGCATTGCCGTCATCGACGTTTTGCCAGACCGCAATCGGGCTCAAGCGGGGCAGTCTGGCGAGTCTAAGGTGGTGCCGCTGCGATCTCAATCTCTGTCTGACTCACTGCCCCAGGCGGCAGAAGGGGAAGCATCCTATGGCCTACCGCCGGAGTTGGTCTTCTCGGAGAACTTCGCTTGCCCGGAACACGGGGCCGTCATGGAAGAGCTGTCGCCACGGCTGTTCTCCTTCAACTCCCCCTACGGCGCCTGTCCCCATTGCCATGGCTTGGGCAACTTACCCACCTTCGCCGCCGATCTAGTGGTGCCCGATCCCAAACTGCCGGTCTACGCCGCTATTGCCCCCTGGTCGGAAAAGGACAACACCTATTATTTCTCGCTGCTCTACAGCGTTGGCCAGGCCTTTGGCTTCCAGATTCAAACCCCCTGGGAACAGCTGACCCAGGAGCAGCAGCAGATCGTACTCTACGGCTGCGACGAGAAGATCTACATCGAAACCGACTCCCGCTATCGGGATCGCAAAGGCTATGAACGGCGCTATGAAGGGGTGCTGCCCATCTTAGAGCGCCAGTATCGCGATGCCAGCTCCGAACTCTACAAGCAAAAGCTGGAAAAATACTTGATCGATCAGCCCTGTGACGTGTGTCAGGGAGCCCGGCTCAAGCCCGAATCCCTGGCCGTACGCATGGGCCCTTACAATGTGCTCGATCTGACCAACGTCTCCATTCGCAAATGCCTGGAGCGGATCAAGACCCTGGCCGGTGATGAGGGAACGCCGCTACTATCCTGGCGCCAACGCCAGATCGGTGAACTAGTGCTAAAGGAAATCAAGGCCCGGCTACAATTCCTCATCGACGTAGGCCTCGACTATCTGACCCTACACCGCACCGCCATGTCCCTCTCCGGCGGCGAGGCCCAGCGTATTCGCCTAGCCACCCAGATTGGCTCCGGCCTCACCGGCGTCCTCTATGTCCTAGACGAGCCCAGCATCGGCTTGCACCAGCGTGACAATGACCGCCTGTTGCGCACCCTGACCCGGCTGCGGGATCTGGGCAATACCCTGATCGTGGTGGAGCACGATGAAGACACCATTCGGGCTGCCGACCACCTAGTGGATATTGGTCCCGGTGCTGGTATCCACGGCGGCCACATCGTGGTCCAAGGCCATATCGACGACCTGACTCAGGCTGCAGATTCTGTGACTGGGGCCTATCTGGCCCGGCGCTTGGTGATTCCCACCCCAGCCCAGCGGCGGCCCGGCAATCGCCGCAGCCTGAAACTCCACGGGGCCCGTCGCAACAACCTGAAGCATATCGACGTGGAGATTCCGTTGGGGCAGTTCGTCTGTGTGACTGGGGTCTCGGGCTCCGGCAAGTCTACCCTGGTGAACAACTTGCTCTACCCGGCCCTGCAGCACCACTTCGGCAGCAAAGTCCCCTTTCCGAAAGATCTAGACAAGCTCTCGGGACTCAAGGCCCTGGATAAAGTCATCGTCATCGACCAATCCCCCATTGGCCGCACACCCCGCTCTAATCCGGCCACCTACACTGGAGTGTTCGACGTCATCCGCAACCTCTTCACCGAAACCATCGAGGCTAAGGCCCGCGGCTACAAGGCGGGGCAGTTTTCGTTCAACGTCAAGGGGGGACGCTGCGAAGCCTGCAGCGGCCAGGGCGTGAATGTGATCGAGATGAACTTCCTGCCGGATGTCTACGTGCAGTGCGAAGTCTGCAAAGGGGCCCGCTATAACCGGGAGACCCTGCAGGTGACATATAAGGACCGCACCATTGCCGATGTACTCAACATGACGGCAGAAGAAGCCCTGGACTTTTTCCAGAATATTCCCAAGGCGGCCAGCCGACTACAGACCATGGTGGATGTGGGCCTGGGCTATATTCGCCTGGGGCAGACGGCCCCCACCCTCTCTGGAGGCGAGGCGCAGCGGATGAAGCTGGCCTCGGAACTGGCCCGCCGCGCCACCGGCAAGACCCTTTATTTGATCGACGAACCCACCACCGGCCTGTCTTTTTACGATGTGCACAAGCTGTTGGATGTGGTGCAGCGCCTGGTGAATAAGGGCAACTCGGTGCTGATGATCGAGCACAACCTGGATGTGATTCGCTGTGCCGACTGGGTCATCGACCTGGGACCGGAGGGCGGTGAGCATGGCGGTGAAGTCATCGCCGTCGGTACTCCAGAAGAGCTGGCCCAGCAGCCCCACTCCTACACTGGGCAATACCTGGCTAAGGTGCTGGCAGACCATCCGGTAGCTGCTCTGACTTGA
- a CDS encoding adenylate/guanylate cyclase domain-containing protein — protein MSSGRHAHLPGSRRQGLLITALSLAPSQLIGSAFNIWYNLSHIQPLLTPVQHQVFQEAIGVFNLTVYPAAMVFWFWLFFSLRPVASRLLADQPVPPARLMAAQRRVINLPWLSMLVAGIGWLLCIPVFLTVLERTADPLAPQVWIHLPISILISTVIALTHGSFTIDLLSQRLLYPLFFRQAHPAEIPGAYPLTLKNRITFWAVSASICPIASLLLLEFVPNANNMGSFSLLVGLLGMGFSLVSAWMLSQLVVEPVDMLQDAAKRVAQGDLTVQITQPRGDEFGTLIDAFNAMVTELRDKQHLLETFGRHVGEQAARQILQQDPGLGGTEQVLTVMFADLRNFTARCNHSTPQEIVALLNLFLADMVEIVEHQHGGMVNKFLGDGFMALFGVGEPDGDHAARAIASGQAMLGSLEQLNRILAEKNIAPLAIGIGLHTGPAVVGSIGSPQRLEYTAIGSTVNIASRVESLTKTVGYPLLFTAATRVALPADIPLQALPPQPVRGLDQPLPVFSLTQSVRLDRSAPGTAKGNRSGESGA, from the coding sequence ATGTCGTCCGGTCGCCATGCTCATCTACCTGGGAGCCGCCGCCAGGGACTACTGATCACAGCCTTGTCCTTGGCCCCCTCCCAGCTCATCGGCAGTGCGTTCAATATTTGGTACAACCTCAGCCATATTCAACCGCTGCTGACCCCGGTCCAGCATCAGGTGTTTCAAGAGGCGATTGGGGTCTTTAATCTGACGGTGTATCCCGCCGCCATGGTCTTTTGGTTCTGGCTGTTTTTCTCCCTGCGGCCCGTGGCTAGTCGTCTGCTGGCGGATCAGCCGGTACCGCCTGCCCGACTGATGGCGGCCCAACGGCGGGTGATCAACCTACCCTGGTTGTCCATGCTGGTGGCTGGGATTGGCTGGCTCTTATGTATCCCGGTGTTTCTGACGGTGCTAGAGCGGACCGCTGACCCCTTGGCCCCCCAGGTGTGGATTCACCTGCCCATTTCCATCTTGATTTCCACGGTGATTGCCCTCACCCACGGCAGCTTCACCATCGACCTCCTCAGCCAACGGTTGCTCTATCCCCTCTTTTTTCGCCAGGCCCATCCGGCTGAGATTCCCGGGGCCTATCCCCTCACCCTGAAAAATCGCATTACCTTCTGGGCGGTCTCCGCCAGCATCTGCCCCATTGCTTCCTTGTTGTTGCTGGAGTTTGTGCCCAATGCCAACAATATGGGGTCGTTTTCTCTGTTGGTGGGGCTGTTGGGCATGGGGTTTAGCCTGGTCAGTGCCTGGATGCTGTCTCAGCTGGTGGTGGAGCCGGTGGACATGCTGCAGGATGCGGCTAAACGGGTTGCCCAGGGTGATTTAACGGTGCAAATTACCCAACCCCGGGGGGATGAGTTCGGCACCTTAATCGATGCCTTCAATGCCATGGTGACGGAACTGCGAGACAAGCAGCATCTGTTGGAAACCTTCGGCCGCCATGTGGGAGAACAGGCGGCCCGGCAGATTCTGCAGCAGGATCCGGGGTTGGGAGGGACCGAACAGGTGCTGACGGTGATGTTTGCCGATCTGCGAAACTTTACCGCCCGCTGCAATCACAGTACCCCCCAGGAGATCGTGGCCCTACTCAACCTCTTCTTGGCTGACATGGTGGAGATCGTGGAGCACCAGCATGGGGGCATGGTGAATAAGTTTCTGGGGGATGGGTTTATGGCCCTATTCGGCGTGGGGGAGCCGGACGGCGACCATGCTGCCCGTGCGATCGCATCGGGTCAAGCCATGCTGGGCAGTTTAGAACAGCTGAATCGAATCTTGGCCGAGAAAAACATCGCGCCGCTGGCCATTGGCATCGGCCTGCACACCGGCCCGGCAGTGGTGGGGAGCATTGGCTCCCCCCAGCGGTTAGAATACACCGCCATCGGCAGCACGGTGAATATTGCCTCTCGGGTAGAAAGCCTGACCAAGACCGTTGGCTATCCCCTGCTGTTCACCGCCGCCACCCGTGTCGCCCTGCCCGCGGATATACCCCTGCAGGCCCTGCCCCCCCAGCCAGTGCGGGGGTTAGATCAGCCGCTGCCGGTGTTCTCCCTGACCCAGTCGGTACGCCTGGACAGGAGTGCCCCTGGCACAGCGAAGGGTAATAGGTCCGGTGAGTCTGGTGCTTAG
- a CDS encoding superoxide dismutase: protein MAYQLPALPYDYSALEPYISKTTLEFHHDKHHAAYVTKFNNAVAATELASQPIEQVIKTVAKDPTKTGIFNNAAQAWNHTFYWNSMTPGGSQPSGKLAEKIETDFGSFDQCVEAFKTAAATQFGSGWAWLVLEDGQLKVTKTANADNPLTHNQVPLLTMDVWEHAYYLDYQNRRPDYIQTFLQHLVNWDFAAENLAAAQ from the coding sequence ATGGCTTACCAACTACCGGCCCTGCCCTACGACTACAGTGCCTTAGAACCCTACATTTCTAAGACCACCCTAGAGTTCCATCACGACAAACATCACGCCGCCTATGTGACCAAGTTCAACAATGCGGTAGCGGCAACAGAATTAGCCAGCCAGCCCATTGAGCAGGTGATTAAAACTGTGGCCAAAGATCCCACCAAGACAGGGATTTTCAATAATGCCGCCCAAGCCTGGAATCATACCTTTTACTGGAACAGCATGACCCCCGGTGGCAGTCAGCCCAGTGGCAAATTAGCCGAGAAAATTGAGACTGATTTCGGCAGTTTTGACCAGTGTGTCGAGGCCTTTAAAACAGCCGCCGCCACCCAATTTGGCAGCGGCTGGGCCTGGCTGGTGCTAGAGGATGGCCAGCTCAAGGTAACCAAAACGGCCAATGCCGACAATCCCCTTACCCATAATCAAGTGCCCCTGTTAACCATGGATGTGTGGGAACACGCCTATTATTTGGATTATCAAAACAGACGGCCCGACTACATCCAGACCTTTCTACAGCATCTGGTCAATTGGGACTTTGCTGCTGAAAATCTGGCAGCGGCCCAATAA
- the hisC gene encoding histidinol-phosphate transaminase → MGYFRPAIEAMTGYVPGEQPPPGTPVIKLNTNENPYPPSPQAMAVLHSLDSEWLRRYPDPYGREVRQAVSQGLQVPEDWVIVTNGSDDLLNILIRACAEGHSRPVAYPTPTYVLYRTLAALQPAQVIEIPYPENYRLPLDELVAAQAAVTLIASPNSPSGHSVPVVDLGRLAQRLSGILAIDEAYVDFADTSALELVQQHANVLLLRTLSKGYGLAGLRLGFGLAQPELIAGLFKVKDSYTVDAVAMAVGAAALRDQAYKDQRAKQIKASRTRLIRELRRLGFTVPDSQGNFVLATVPMGSAQALTQALKQRGILVRYFNQPGLDDKLRITIGTEAQNQQLLEILQALLANAHSLN, encoded by the coding sequence ATGGGCTACTTTCGACCTGCCATTGAGGCCATGACCGGCTATGTGCCAGGGGAACAGCCGCCGCCGGGGACGCCGGTGATCAAGCTCAACACCAATGAAAATCCCTATCCGCCGTCTCCCCAGGCCATGGCAGTGCTGCACAGCCTGGATAGTGAGTGGTTGCGGCGCTATCCCGATCCCTATGGCCGTGAGGTGCGCCAGGCCGTGAGTCAGGGGCTGCAGGTACCAGAAGATTGGGTCATTGTTACCAACGGCAGCGATGATCTGCTCAATATTTTGATTCGGGCCTGTGCCGAAGGCCACAGCCGCCCCGTTGCCTATCCCACCCCCACCTATGTGCTCTACCGCACTCTGGCGGCCCTGCAACCGGCCCAGGTGATCGAGATCCCCTACCCAGAGAACTATCGACTACCGCTCGACGAGCTCGTTGCCGCCCAAGCCGCCGTCACCCTGATCGCCAGCCCCAACAGCCCCTCCGGCCACAGTGTTCCTGTGGTTGATCTGGGCCGACTAGCCCAGCGGTTGTCGGGGATCTTGGCCATTGACGAAGCCTATGTGGACTTCGCCGACACCTCAGCCCTAGAGTTAGTGCAGCAGCATGCCAATGTTCTGCTGCTGCGCACCCTATCCAAGGGCTATGGCCTAGCCGGGCTGCGGCTGGGGTTCGGCCTGGCTCAACCGGAGTTAATCGCGGGTCTGTTTAAAGTGAAAGACAGCTACACCGTCGATGCCGTGGCCATGGCCGTCGGTGCCGCTGCCCTGCGAGACCAAGCTTATAAGGATCAACGAGCCAAGCAGATCAAGGCCAGCCGCACCCGCCTAATCCGGGAGCTGCGACGCTTGGGCTTCACCGTCCCCGACTCCCAGGGCAATTTTGTCTTGGCCACCGTTCCTATGGGATCTGCCCAGGCCTTGACCCAGGCCCTGAAGCAGCGGGGCATTCTAGTGCGATACTTTAACCAACCGGGCCTGGATGACAAGCTGCGGATTACCATTGGCACCGAGGCGCAAAATCAACAGTTGCTGGAGATCTTGCAGGCATTGTTGGCCAATGCCCATTCCCTCAATTGA